A genome region from Camelus ferus isolate YT-003-E chromosome 25, BCGSAC_Cfer_1.0, whole genome shotgun sequence includes the following:
- the NDUFAF6 gene encoding NADH dehydrogenase (ubiquinone) complex I, assembly factor 6 isoform X3, translated as MKIIDEREKNLDDKPYRNIQELEDYGENTQSSLLYLTLEILGIKDLHADHAASHIGKAQGIVTCLRATPYHGSRRRVFLPMDVCVLHGVSQEDFLRKSQDKNVRDVVYDVASQAHLHLKHARSFHKSVPVKAFPAFLQTVALEDYLKKIQKVDFDIFHPSLQQKNALLPLSLYIQSWRKRY; from the exons GAAAAGAATTTGGATGACAAACCATATCGTAATATCCAGGAACTGGAAGATTATGGTGAGAACACACAGAGCTCTCTTCTTTATTTAACGTTAGAAATATtgg GTATAAAAGATCTTCACGCAGATCATGCTGCAAGTCACATTGGAAAAGCACAAGGCATTGTCACCTGCTTGAGAGCAACGCCCTATCACGGTAGCAGAAGAAGGGTGTTCCTTCCCATGGATGTTTGTGTGCTG CATGGTGTTTCACAAGAGGATTTTCTACGGAAGAGCCAAGATAAAAATGTGCGAGATGTGGTATATGACGTTGCCAGCCAGGCACACTTGCACCTGAAGCAT gCTAGGTCTTTCCACAAAAGTGTTCCTGTGAAAgcatttcctgcttttcttcagaCA GTTGCTCTGGAGGACtacttaaagaaaatacaaaaagtggATTTTGATATATTCCACCCATCTTTACAGCAGAAGAATGCATTACTTCCCTTATCTTTGTACATTCAGTCATGGAGAAAAAGATACTAA